The Meles meles chromosome 6, mMelMel3.1 paternal haplotype, whole genome shotgun sequence genome has a window encoding:
- the LOC123944376 gene encoding olfactory receptor 11H6-like — protein sequence MTSETRNISHTVSEFILLGFPCRWEIQFLLFSIFFVTYILTLLGNMAIVCAVRWDRRLHTPMYILLANFSFLEICYVNSDVPNMLANFLSQTKSISFARCFLQLYFFFSLGTTECLFLSIMAYDRFLAICHPLHYPIVMTIKFCCSLVIFCWVYGFLWFLIPVILVTQLPFCGPNVIDDFLCDLGPLLALASACVPIPGTVLICGTMSSLLIFATSFYIIGSYTLVLRAVVQVPSVVGRKKAFSTCSSHLAVVFLFYGSVMMTYVSPGSGQAEGMQKFTTLFYSVLTPFFNPMIYSLRNKEMKDALKKVLGVS from the coding sequence ATGACTTCAGAGACCAGAAATATTTCTCACACTGTGAGCGAATTCATCCTCTTGGGCTTCCCTTGCCGCTGGGAAATACAGTTCCTCCTCTTTTCCATATTCTTTGTGACTTATATCCTGACACTCCTTGGAAACATGGCCATCGTGTGTGCAGTGCGCTGGGACCGCCGGCTGCACACCCCGATGTACATTCTGCTGGCCAACTTCTCCTTCCTGGAAATCTGCTATGTCAACTCTGATGTGCCCAACATGCTGGCCAACTTCCTCTCCCAGACCAAAAGCATCTCCTTTGCTCGGTGCTTCCTCCAGTTGTACTTCTTCTTCTCACTGGGCACAACTGAATGTTTATTTCTGTCCATCATGGCCTATGACCGGTTCCTGGCAATCTGCCACCCCCTGCACTATCCCATAGTCATGACTATTAAGTTTTGCTGCAGCCTGGTCATTTTTTGCTGGGTCTATGGTTTTCTCTGGTTTCTGATCCCAGTGATACTTGTTACCCAGCTACCATTTTGTGGCCCAAATGTAATTGATGACTTTCTGTGTGACCTGGGTCCTCTGCTGGCCTTGGCTTCAGCCTGTGTCCCAATCCCAGGGACAGTCCTCATATGTGGCACCATGAGTTCCCTCCTCATCTTTGCTACCTCTTTCTACATTATAGGTTCCTATACCCTAGTGCTGAGGGCCGTAGTGCAGGTGCCCTCAGTTGTTGGCCGGAAGAAGGCCTTTTCTACCTGCTCCTCTCATCTGGCTGTTGTGTTTCTCTTCTACGGTTCTGTCATGATGACATATGTGAGCCCAGGGTCaggacaagcagagggaatgcAGAAGTTCACTACTCTATTCTACTCAGTTTTGACCCCCTTTTTCAACCCCATGATCTACAGCCTCcggaataaagaaatgaaggatGCCTTGAAGAAAGTTCTAGGAGTTTCATAA